The Dendropsophus ebraccatus isolate aDenEbr1 chromosome 3, aDenEbr1.pat, whole genome shotgun sequence genome includes a region encoding these proteins:
- the LOC138786738 gene encoding oocyte zinc finger protein XlCOF7.1-like, with protein MFKLLLLGNKRNGVFSFADDSTRSSGGHQISSEDHITQDTYEEPSTIPDTSSAPHSKDLSSHPVIQVPSSDPSQQADIYREDDEHQRGNTGKTQFSCSQCKKIFALKKYLKRHQKIHIEEKAFSCSECGKRFVDKSSLLHHQKIHTAEKPFSCSECGRCFRGKGKLVEHQRIHSGERPFSCSQCEKCFTRKSHLVNHQRVHTGEKPFSCSECEKCFTRKSHLLDHQKTHTGEKPFSCSECSKCFTQKSRLVKHLKIHSKEKAFSCPECGKCFTQKSKLVTHQRIHTGEKLFSCSDCGKCFTDKSNLSSDPVIQVLSSDSSQQADIYRKDDEHQRPNTGKSQFSYSQCEKCYTHKRNLERHQIIPKREKPFSCSDCGKCFTQKATFLYHKKIHTGERPFSCSECGKCFAHESNLLYHKNMHTGEKPFSCSECGKCFYHKSHLIRHQRSHTGEKPFLCSECGKCFGQKSNLLYHKNIHTGKKPFVCSECGKCFYHKSHLVGHQRSHTGEKPFSCSECGKCFALKLTLVNHQITHTGEKPFSCSECGRWFNRKSALITHRKTHKRENPFSCSE; from the coding sequence atgtttaagcttctattactgggaaataagagaaatggtgttttctcctttgcagatgattctaccaggagctcagggggacatcagatctcctcagaggatcatatcacacaagatacatatgaggagccgtccactatcccagatacatcctcagcccctcacagcaaagatctctcatctcatcctgttatacaagtcccatcttctgatccatcacagcaagctgacatttacagagaagacgatgaACATCAAAGAGGAAATACAGGAAAGACTCagttttcatgttcacaatgcAAAAAAATCTTTGCTCTTAAAAAATATCTTAAGAGACATCAGAAAATTCACATAGAGGAGAAAGCATTTTCTTGCTCAGAGTGTGGGAAACGTTTTGTCGACAAATCAAGTCTTCTTcaccatcaaaaaattcacacagcggagaagccattttcatgttcagaatgtgggagatgttttagAGGGAAAGGAAAACTTGTTGAACACCAAAGAATTCACTCAGGGGAGAGGCCATTTTCGTGTTCACAATGTGAAAAGTGTTTTACtcggaaatcacatcttgttaaccatcaaagagttcacacaggggagaagccattttcatgttcagaatgtgaaaaatgttttactcggaaatcaCATCTTCTTGACCAccaaaaaactcacacaggggaaaagcctttttcctgttcagaatgtagtaaatgttttactcagaaatcaaggCTTGTTAAGCATCTAAAAATTCACTCAAAGGAGAAGgcattttcatgtccagaatgtgggaaatgttttacccagAAATCAAAGCTTGttacccatcaaagaattcacacaggggagaagctattttcatgttcagattgtgggaaatgttttactgacaaATCAAATCTGTCATCtgatcctgttatacaagtcctatCTTCTGAttcatcacagcaagctgacatttacagaaaaGATGATGAGCATCAGAGACCAAATACAGGAAAGTCTCAGTTTTCATATTCACAATGTGAAAAATGCTATACTCATAAAAGAAATCTTGAGAGACATCAGATAATTCCTAaaagggagaagccattttcatgttcggactGTGGCAAGTGTTTCACTCAAAAAGCAACTTTTCTTTACcataaaaaaattcacacaggggagaggccattttcatgttccgaatgtggaaaatgctttgCTCACGAATCAAATCTTCTTTACCATAAAAACatgcacacaggggagaagccattttcatgttcagaatgtggaaaatgtttttatcACAAATCACATCTTATTAGACATCAAAGAtctcatacaggggagaagccatttttatgttcagaatgtggaaaatgttttggtcagaaatcaaatcttctttaccataaaaacattcacacaggaaagaagccatttgtatgttcagaatgtggaaaatgtttttatcACAAATCACATCTTGTTGGACATCAAAgatctcacacaggggagaagccattttcatgttctgaatgtggaaaatgttttgcgcTGAAATTAACCCTTGTTAACCATCAAATAACacacactggagagaagccattctcatgctcagaatgtggaagaTGGTTTAATCGGAAATCAGCTCTTATTACACATAGAAAAACTCACAAAAGGGAGAATccattttcttgttcagaatga